The genomic DNA GCGCCTCGATCTCAGCGCCCAGCGAGTCGAGCACCCTGTGCTCACCCCCGTAGGCGCGCTCGCCCTCGGTGCAGCACCACGCCATGGGCTCGCCGTCTTCGCCCCAGTCGGCGCGAGTCCAACGCCGGACCGTGGCCACCTCACTGTTGTGGGGGCCCGGTTCCCAGTCCACCTTGATCGGCAACTGCCAGCACACCGACGGTTTCCATTCGATGGGCGATTCGTCGGCGTCGATGGCGGCAAGGTGCAACGCACACCCGGCCCCCCCGGCGAAGCCGGGATGGTTGAGGAAGATGCAGGCGCCGTCGACCACGGCGGTGGCGGTGTGGCTGGCATCGGTAAAGACGCCGTCCCGGGCGGCGATGGCGTGGTGCTGAAATCGTTCCGGATCGAGGGTGGCCCCCAGCGCTGAAATCATGCGGGCTTCATCGTCGCCGTCGAGTTGGGCGCCCACCGAGCAACAGCCTTGGCCGAGGTGCTCACTCGGCTCGGCCAGGATCCCGAGGCATCCCTTTCCAAAAAGGCACGTCCAGTGGGATTCGAGGAAGTCCACGTCGAAGCGCCACGTCGTGTCGCCGTGGGTAATTTCCTCCATGGGCTGATCGGTCACCGCCGAAGGGTAGCGAGCCAGGCGAGGACACCCTCGGCGGCGGCCACGCCGGTGCTGAAGGCCCCCTGCAGGAGGTAGCCGCCGGTGGGGGCCTCCCAGTCGAGCATTTCGCCCGCCACGAAGGTGCCGGGCCGGCCTCGCAGCATGGCGGATTGGTCTACCGCCGATAGGGCTACGCCGCCGGCACTGGAGATGGCGCGGCCAATCGGCTGGGAGGCGGTGACGCTGAAAGGGAGGGCTTGCAGGAGGGCGGCGAGGGGGCCGGGGGCGGACGGCGGGCGGTTAGCGGTGGCCTCTCGAAGGAGCCCGATGCTCACCGGGGACAGGCCGCATCGGGCGAGGGCGGTGGCCACCGAATCGGTGGGTCGGCGTCGCTCCAGGCGAGCCACCACCTCAGCCGGGGTGGCATGGGGGAACAGGTCGAGTTCGACTCGGGCCGGGGTGCCCGCATCGAGGGTGGCGCGCAGCGCCGGACACAGCGCGTAGACCGGGCTTCCCTCCAGGCCATCGGTGGTGATCATCAGATCGCCGTGGGCGGACGTACCGCGATGGCCGACGGTGACGTCTTTCACGGGGGTACCGGCGAAGCGGTGGCTGAACACCTCGCTCCAGCCCACGATGCAGCCGCTGTTGGCCGGCCGCCAGGGGCGTACCTCGATTCCGGCGGCTCGGAGCGGGGCGGTCCAGGCCCCGTCGGATCCCGTGCGCGGCCAGCTCGCCCCGCCCAGGGCGAGCACGCTGGCCTCGGCGGCCACCACCCGTGGATCACCGTTGGGATCGGTGAAGGTGAGGGCGCCCTCGGGGTTCCATCCGTTCCAGTGGTGGCGGGTGCGTAGTTCCACCCCAAGCGACCCGAGCCGGGTCAGCCAGGCCCGCAGGAGGGCAGTGGCGCGAAAGCCTTCAGGGAAAACTCGTCCGCTGCTCCCCACGAAGGTGGGTTGGCCCAGGCCATCCGCCCAGGCTCGCAGCGCGGCGGGATCGAAGGCTTCGAGGGCGGCGGTAAGGTACGGACGCGCCGGGCCGTACCGATCGAGGAACGCCTCCCGACCTTCGCTATGGGTGAGGTTGAGGCCGCCTCGCCCGGCCACCTGGAGTTTGCGACCCACCGTGG from Acidimicrobiia bacterium includes the following:
- a CDS encoding TIGR03862 family flavoprotein codes for the protein MPESAHVAVVGGGPAGLMAAEVLATAGLAVTVFERMPTVGRKLQVAGRGGLNLTHSEGREAFLDRYGPARPYLTAALEAFDPAALRAWADGLGQPTFVGSSGRVFPEGFRATALLRAWLTRLGSLGVELRTRHHWNGWNPEGALTFTDPNGDPRVVAAEASVLALGGASWPRTGSDGAWTAPLRAAGIEVRPWRPANSGCIVGWSEVFSHRFAGTPVKDVTVGHRGTSAHGDLMITTDGLEGSPVYALCPALRATLDAGTPARVELDLFPHATPAEVVARLERRRPTDSVATALARCGLSPVSIGLLREATANRPPSAPGPLAALLQALPFSVTASQPIGRAISSAGGVALSAVDQSAMLRGRPGTFVAGEMLDWEAPTGGYLLQGAFSTGVAAAEGVLAWLATLRR